Proteins from a single region of Pseudarthrobacter sp. NIBRBAC000502772:
- a CDS encoding endo-alpha-N-acetylgalactosaminidase family protein: MVSASFPQVVTYTDVRTGAMLHGTAEQLNTITINGTEHLVSTTSAKTDAGSVNYVMTVPGMGGITLEARLSVEGSAVNFNVTKINDTAENKVSTLQLPKLNLATVSSAEPAAQVSAADLSVDRGATGDEFIPVTGATPLDAVAKSSAYVLANTSQIAAAFESNSLYDTSSGPGAKDKGRFWRQAVSDGAGGVKIGVASGQWLYRTAGSDQTEELPWTRVAITTDANADSVVDWQDAAIAMRSIEVKAFKGEQTPDNVITHIPFNFASQATHPFLRTLDDVKRISLATDGLGQVAMLKGFTSEGHDSANTDYGDNFNTRAGGLEDLNKLVSAGKAWNASFGVHINATEIYPEAKSFSEDLLTADKRLGWNWLDQSYTINQRQDINSGKLAQRIKELADATDDNLDFAYVDVYYEYGWLAETIQKELIKNGFRVGSEWADKLSRNNTWSHWANDEKYGGSTNKGVNSQILRFINNTQSDVWNPDAKLGVSHIVEFEGWTGQNDYNAFYNNIWTANLPAKYLQHHEITKWTADRIDLADGVAVTGNTAAARDITVNGVSVLQGDKYLLPWASTAGGALDKLYHHNPAGGSTTWTLTDAYRNATSLQQFKLTDSGRIKVADIPVVNGQVTLAADPGQPYVLTANAATVSVPADASFGEGTRINDPGFNAADLNKWSPTGTAAIVRDAKGRRYAELGAGASSISQQLLPFKAGTYSVSAVVEIEPGQTRPTTLEVQVPGGKTETITVDSSNATNFVAADEKTGTNFQRLRVLIDVPTNGTRPTISFQAGDGTAKVRVDDFRAVETKRVPTTGVLSEDFENVDQGWGPFVKGNAGGSTDPRTHLTERNAPFTQKGWNTNVIDEVLGGTWSLIAHDENLAPNGGPGMVYRTTGHTVPFQAGHKYKVSFDYQNSKAGQYAWVSGYDSQAGPAVTGSQPLGEQTTTARFEQVLDTGFCGDYFVGLQRTGSSNGSDFTLDNLLVEDLGASEAVPACAQLSAALQGDVVQQGKAQDFVTTFVSDEPAAIAGLAVELELPQGWTATPATPATAATLPAGGRLATTWKLTAPADADGDYTVKATARYTTTTEPAGARTISTSTSVRTLPKPPQATVFASDHPWVSATNGWGPVEKDMSNGEQGSGDGRPLKLNGTAFAKGLGAHANSTVRYYLGGYCTSFTAVVGIDDAQATRGSVKFSVVADGATKVTTPVLGALSAPLPLTVDVTGAAYVDLVANDSGDGNGNDHADWAEAKFTCSSSATAPPVTPSAGELSGTVFASDLPWASSTNGWGPAERDMANGESAAGDGPAIKLDGRSYAKGIGVHANSSVRINTQAKCQSFEATVGVDDIKLNKGLHGSVIFIVKGDGVELYRSPVVSADTAALPLNVDITGRHDVELIAYSNGDDTGDDWADWAEARFVCNT, from the coding sequence TTGGTATCCGCTTCGTTTCCACAGGTGGTGACGTACACGGATGTACGCACCGGCGCCATGCTTCACGGCACCGCAGAGCAGCTGAACACGATCACCATCAACGGCACGGAACATCTGGTTTCGACGACGTCAGCCAAGACCGACGCCGGGTCGGTGAACTATGTCATGACTGTTCCCGGAATGGGTGGCATCACGCTGGAGGCCCGCCTCTCAGTAGAGGGGAGCGCCGTCAACTTCAACGTTACGAAAATCAATGACACAGCGGAGAACAAGGTTTCGACGCTGCAGCTGCCCAAGCTGAACCTTGCAACTGTGTCCTCTGCTGAACCCGCCGCGCAGGTCTCTGCTGCCGACCTTTCAGTGGACCGCGGCGCCACCGGTGATGAATTTATTCCGGTAACCGGTGCAACTCCCCTGGATGCTGTTGCCAAGAGTTCCGCCTACGTGCTTGCGAACACTTCCCAAATCGCAGCCGCGTTCGAATCCAACTCCCTTTACGACACTTCCTCCGGCCCCGGCGCCAAGGACAAGGGGCGCTTTTGGCGCCAAGCCGTCAGCGACGGTGCCGGCGGGGTGAAAATCGGCGTTGCCAGCGGACAGTGGCTCTACAGGACCGCCGGTTCCGACCAGACCGAGGAACTGCCGTGGACACGGGTGGCCATCACCACGGACGCCAACGCAGATTCCGTCGTTGACTGGCAGGACGCGGCGATCGCCATGCGATCGATTGAGGTCAAGGCCTTCAAGGGCGAACAGACACCTGACAACGTCATCACCCACATCCCGTTCAACTTCGCTTCGCAGGCGACCCACCCGTTCCTGCGGACCCTCGATGACGTCAAGCGCATCTCCCTGGCCACCGACGGCCTCGGCCAGGTGGCCATGCTCAAGGGCTTCACCAGCGAAGGCCACGACTCGGCCAACACGGACTATGGCGACAACTTCAACACCCGGGCCGGCGGCCTTGAAGACCTCAACAAGCTTGTCTCGGCAGGCAAGGCATGGAATGCCTCCTTCGGCGTCCACATCAACGCCACGGAGATCTACCCCGAGGCCAAGTCCTTCAGCGAAGATCTCCTGACGGCGGACAAGCGCCTCGGCTGGAACTGGCTGGATCAGTCCTACACGATCAACCAGCGCCAGGACATCAACTCCGGCAAACTGGCCCAGCGCATCAAGGAACTCGCCGACGCCACCGACGACAACCTCGACTTCGCCTATGTGGACGTCTACTACGAATATGGCTGGCTCGCCGAGACCATCCAGAAAGAACTCATCAAGAATGGCTTCCGCGTTGGTTCCGAGTGGGCCGACAAGCTCTCCCGCAACAACACCTGGTCGCACTGGGCCAATGATGAGAAGTACGGCGGCAGCACCAACAAGGGCGTCAACTCGCAGATCCTGCGCTTCATCAACAACACGCAGTCCGACGTTTGGAACCCGGACGCCAAGCTGGGCGTCTCGCATATCGTGGAATTCGAAGGCTGGACGGGCCAGAACGATTACAACGCGTTCTATAACAACATCTGGACCGCCAACCTGCCGGCGAAGTACCTGCAGCACCACGAGATCACCAAGTGGACCGCCGACCGCATCGACCTCGCCGACGGCGTGGCAGTCACTGGCAACACGGCCGCGGCACGCGACATCACGGTCAACGGCGTCTCCGTGCTCCAGGGCGACAAGTACCTGCTCCCCTGGGCCTCCACGGCGGGCGGCGCCCTGGACAAGCTCTACCACCACAACCCGGCCGGCGGCAGCACCACCTGGACGCTCACCGACGCCTACCGCAACGCGACCAGCCTCCAGCAGTTCAAACTGACGGACAGCGGACGCATCAAGGTGGCCGACATCCCGGTGGTCAATGGTCAGGTCACCCTCGCCGCCGATCCCGGCCAGCCCTACGTGCTGACCGCCAACGCCGCCACCGTCAGCGTCCCCGCCGACGCCTCCTTCGGCGAAGGCACCCGGATCAATGACCCGGGCTTCAACGCCGCGGACCTCAACAAGTGGAGCCCAACAGGCACGGCCGCGATCGTCCGCGATGCAAAGGGCCGCCGCTACGCCGAACTCGGCGCCGGCGCATCCTCCATCTCACAGCAGCTGCTGCCGTTCAAGGCCGGCACGTATTCCGTCAGCGCCGTCGTCGAAATCGAGCCCGGCCAGACGCGCCCCACCACCTTGGAGGTGCAGGTTCCCGGAGGCAAGACCGAGACCATCACCGTGGACAGCTCCAACGCGACGAACTTCGTCGCGGCCGATGAAAAGACCGGCACCAACTTCCAGCGCCTCCGCGTGCTCATCGATGTCCCCACGAACGGCACCCGCCCCACTATCAGCTTCCAGGCAGGCGACGGCACAGCGAAGGTCCGCGTGGACGACTTCCGGGCCGTGGAAACGAAGCGTGTTCCCACCACCGGCGTCCTCAGTGAGGACTTTGAGAACGTTGACCAGGGCTGGGGACCGTTTGTGAAGGGCAACGCCGGCGGTTCCACCGATCCCCGCACGCACCTCACCGAACGCAACGCACCCTTCACCCAGAAGGGCTGGAACACCAACGTCATCGACGAGGTCCTGGGCGGCACCTGGTCGCTCATCGCCCACGACGAAAACCTCGCCCCCAACGGCGGCCCCGGCATGGTTTACCGCACCACCGGCCATACCGTGCCGTTCCAGGCAGGCCACAAGTACAAGGTCTCCTTCGACTACCAGAACTCCAAGGCAGGGCAGTACGCCTGGGTTTCCGGCTACGATTCCCAGGCAGGTCCGGCAGTGACCGGAAGCCAGCCCCTCGGCGAGCAGACCACCACGGCACGCTTTGAGCAGGTCCTGGACACCGGCTTCTGCGGCGACTACTTCGTCGGCCTGCAGCGCACCGGTTCTTCGAACGGTTCCGACTTCACCCTGGACAACCTCCTGGTCGAAGACCTCGGCGCGTCCGAAGCCGTACCGGCCTGTGCCCAGCTCAGCGCGGCCCTCCAGGGCGACGTGGTGCAGCAGGGCAAGGCCCAGGACTTCGTGACCACGTTCGTTTCCGATGAACCGGCCGCGATCGCGGGCCTGGCCGTGGAACTCGAACTGCCGCAGGGCTGGACGGCAACCCCGGCCACTCCCGCCACCGCCGCCACGCTCCCCGCCGGCGGACGCCTGGCCACCACCTGGAAGCTGACCGCCCCGGCGGACGCCGATGGCGACTACACCGTCAAGGCCACGGCCCGCTACACCACCACCACGGAGCCGGCCGGTGCGCGCACTATCAGCACCAGCACCTCGGTGCGAACGCTGCCCAAGCCGCCGCAGGCCACGGTCTTCGCCAGCGACCACCCGTGGGTGAGCGCCACGAACGGCTGGGGCCCGGTGGAGAAGGACATGTCCAACGGCGAGCAGGGCAGCGGCGACGGCCGCCCGCTGAAGCTCAACGGCACGGCCTTCGCGAAGGGCCTCGGCGCCCACGCCAACAGCACGGTCCGCTACTACCTCGGCGGCTACTGCACCTCCTTCACGGCCGTGGTGGGCATCGACGATGCCCAGGCAACACGCGGCAGTGTGAAGTTCTCCGTGGTGGCCGACGGCGCCACGAAGGTCACGACCCCCGTCCTGGGTGCGCTGAGTGCCCCGCTGCCGCTCACGGTGGATGTCACGGGCGCCGCCTACGTTGACCTGGTGGCCAACGATTCAGGGGATGGGAACGGCAACGACCACGCCGATTGGGCGGAGGCAAAGTTCACCTGTTCCAGCTCCGCCACCGCCCCGCCTGTGACGCCGTCCGCCGGAGAACTCTCCGGCACGGTGTTCGCCTCCGACCTTCCCTGGGCAAGTTCCACCAACGGCTGGGGACCGGCGGAGCGCGACATGGCCAACGGCGAGAGCGCGGCTGGCGACGGTCCCGCGATCAAGCTCGATGGCCGGAGCTATGCCAAGGGAATCGGCGTGCATGCCAACTCCAGCGTCAGGATCAACACCCAGGCAAAGTGCCAGTCCTTCGAGGCCACGGTGGGTGTTGACGACATCAAACTGAACAAGGGACTTCACGGCTCCGTGATTTTCATTGTCAAGGGTGACGGCGTCGAGTTGTACCGAAGCCCCGTCGTCAGCGCGGACACCGCGGCGTTGCCGCTGAACGTCGATATCACCGGACGGCACGATGTCGAGCTCATCGCCTACAGTAACGGCGATGATACGGGCGACGACTGGGCAGACTGGGCAGAAGCAAGGTTCGTCTGCAATACGTAA
- a CDS encoding DeoR/GlpR family DNA-binding transcription regulator has protein sequence MTRTDRLAAILDLLAESGEIEIEEVVEKLGVSPATARRDLDSLAKQQLLTRTHGGATTGSVAYDLPGRYNRDDNAEAKQRIALAASALVMPGSVIGLSGGTTTTALAQVLATRPDLSVRSDRPMLTVVTNAINIAARLAVRPNIKVMVTGGILSPRSYELVGPYTELLMDRIALDMAFIGVNGIDPVLGPTISDEGEAAINVLMARRAAVSYVLADSSKVGKRAFATMAGYTFARLLTDAGISAKDRAAFEATGTKVSVAS, from the coding sequence ATGACCCGCACCGACCGGCTCGCAGCGATACTTGATCTGCTCGCCGAGTCGGGGGAAATCGAGATCGAAGAGGTTGTTGAGAAACTCGGTGTCTCACCGGCCACGGCCCGTCGCGACCTTGACAGCCTCGCCAAGCAGCAGCTCCTCACCCGCACCCACGGGGGAGCAACAACCGGTTCGGTGGCCTACGACCTGCCTGGGCGCTACAACCGGGACGACAACGCCGAAGCCAAGCAACGTATCGCCCTGGCAGCTTCCGCCCTTGTTATGCCGGGGTCGGTCATTGGCCTTTCGGGAGGAACCACGACGACGGCCCTTGCCCAGGTGCTGGCCACCCGCCCGGACCTCAGCGTGAGATCGGACCGTCCGATGTTGACTGTGGTAACTAATGCCATAAATATTGCGGCACGCCTGGCGGTCCGGCCAAACATCAAGGTTATGGTCACCGGAGGGATCCTGAGTCCGCGCTCCTACGAACTCGTCGGTCCGTACACCGAGCTCCTGATGGACCGGATCGCCCTTGACATGGCATTCATTGGGGTCAACGGCATCGATCCCGTCCTGGGTCCCACAATCTCCGACGAAGGCGAAGCCGCAATCAACGTCCTGATGGCCCGCCGGGCAGCGGTGTCCTACGTACTCGCTGATTCCTCCAAAGTCGGCAAGCGAGCCTTTGCAACCATGGCCGGCTATACGTTCGCGCGGCTTCTCACGGATGCGGGCATTTCGGCTAAGGATCGGGCCGCCTTCGAAGCCACGGGAACCAAAGTGTCCGTCGCTTCATAA
- a CDS encoding class II fructose-bisphosphate aldolase, with product MTLATTRELMDQAATRWAGQGAFNVIHLETLEALIAGAEEAELPVILQISENCARFHGGLEPLALASLAAADKASVPVALHLDHAESEELARQAVDLGFGSVMFDGSRLDYEQNVAATRRVSDYARARGVYIEAELGKVGGKNGAHAPGVRTDPAEAAAFVAATGVDSLAVAVGSSHAMTERNASLDLRLIARLKAALDVPLVLHGSSGVSDAAIVAAISAGMTKINVSTHLNGFFTRAVREYLVADPAAVDSRKYFKAGRAALVPEVSRLLRLFADRPHA from the coding sequence ATGACACTGGCCACCACCCGCGAGCTGATGGACCAGGCCGCAACGCGCTGGGCCGGACAAGGTGCGTTCAACGTCATCCACCTGGAGACGCTGGAGGCTCTCATTGCGGGAGCGGAGGAAGCCGAACTTCCAGTGATCCTCCAGATCTCCGAAAATTGCGCTAGGTTCCACGGCGGCCTTGAGCCCTTGGCACTGGCGTCGCTGGCTGCCGCCGACAAGGCATCCGTTCCCGTTGCCCTACATCTGGACCACGCCGAGTCTGAAGAGCTCGCTCGCCAGGCTGTTGACCTGGGTTTTGGTTCCGTGATGTTCGACGGATCCCGGCTGGACTATGAGCAAAACGTCGCAGCTACCCGTCGCGTCAGTGACTATGCCCGTGCCCGCGGCGTATATATCGAGGCTGAGTTGGGCAAGGTCGGCGGGAAGAACGGGGCCCATGCCCCGGGTGTGCGCACGGACCCGGCCGAGGCCGCGGCTTTCGTAGCGGCCACCGGCGTGGATTCGCTGGCTGTCGCCGTCGGCTCATCCCATGCCATGACGGAACGAAATGCCTCACTGGACCTCAGGCTCATCGCCCGGCTGAAAGCGGCCCTGGACGTCCCCCTCGTGCTGCACGGTTCGTCAGGAGTCTCCGACGCGGCCATCGTCGCCGCCATCTCCGCCGGCATGACTAAGATCAATGTGTCCACCCATTTGAACGGGTTCTTCACACGGGCCGTCCGAGAGTATCTGGTCGCAGACCCGGCGGCTGTAGACTCGCGAAAATACTTCAAGGCCGGACGCGCAGCCTTAGTGCCGGAAGTTTCCCGGCTGTTGAGGCTGTTCGCGGACAGGCCCCATGCCTGA
- a CDS encoding LacI family DNA-binding transcriptional regulator encodes MRDVALAAGVSAQTVSRVLSGHPNVQESTRAKVLAAVERLGYRLNHMPRALATGRSMTVGFITLASSFYSRAALALGVEQAARESGYTVNTATTASLDAAAVGVAINRLIEQGVDGLIIAVPLIDLDEPLEKLIRVLPTVTLDGSGTSSADVVAIDQSVAVRLATEHLLGLGHRTVWHVAGPPQWSDAISRVAGWRAALTEAGREVPPELYGDWSPESGYRNGLLLARMPDVTAVLVASDEMAFGLMRAMSELGRRIPEDVSVVGIDNIALAAYANPPLTTVSQSFEQTGRRAVVHLLRQLQEPGTTFEPEVVAPELIIRATTCPPGR; translated from the coding sequence ATGCGCGATGTAGCTCTGGCTGCGGGGGTATCGGCACAGACTGTTTCCAGGGTTCTCAGCGGCCATCCCAACGTTCAGGAGAGCACCCGCGCGAAAGTCCTGGCGGCGGTCGAACGGCTGGGATACAGGCTCAACCACATGCCCCGCGCCCTCGCAACAGGGCGTTCCATGACAGTCGGCTTCATTACCCTTGCATCAAGCTTTTACTCCCGGGCCGCTTTGGCCCTGGGAGTTGAACAGGCCGCCCGGGAGTCGGGCTATACCGTCAACACGGCCACCACGGCCTCACTGGATGCAGCGGCGGTGGGTGTGGCCATCAACAGGCTCATTGAGCAGGGCGTTGACGGCCTGATTATTGCTGTCCCCCTCATCGATCTCGACGAGCCGCTGGAAAAGCTCATCCGCGTTCTGCCCACGGTCACACTGGACGGATCCGGCACTTCGTCGGCAGACGTTGTCGCAATAGACCAGTCCGTCGCTGTCCGCCTCGCGACCGAGCACCTCCTTGGCCTTGGACATCGCACCGTCTGGCATGTGGCCGGACCGCCCCAATGGTCGGATGCCATCAGCCGCGTTGCCGGCTGGCGGGCGGCGCTGACTGAGGCAGGACGTGAAGTTCCCCCGGAACTCTACGGAGACTGGTCCCCCGAATCGGGCTACCGCAACGGCCTCCTCCTGGCCCGGATGCCGGACGTTACCGCTGTCCTGGTTGCAAGCGATGAGATGGCTTTTGGCCTCATGCGGGCAATGAGCGAGCTTGGCCGGCGCATACCTGAGGACGTTTCAGTGGTGGGAATCGACAACATTGCCCTGGCCGCCTACGCGAATCCGCCCCTCACCACGGTGAGCCAGTCCTTCGAGCAGACCGGACGTCGGGCCGTTGTGCACCTGCTGCGTCAGCTGCAGGAGCCGGGGACCACTTTCGAACCCGAAGTCGTGGCACCGGAGCTGATCATTCGCGCCACCACCTGCCCTCCCGGACGTTGA
- a CDS encoding 1-phosphofructokinase family hexose kinase — MKRIVTVTPNPAVDMTYRVQRITPGSTHRVATPLIRAGGKGLNVARVAHQLGFPVLALAPAGSGAASTEFKAELSSSGMPHRIIPVEADTRRSIAVVDTSKADTIILNEPGHHLSAAEWQCLRAAVKDSLVPGEGILVGSGSLPSGADPDFYASLVTLAHHAGVRAIIDTSGPGLVSAARAGADLVKPNHHELREATGEDDPVVAACQLIRMGAHRVMVSSGAAGMMMFDAADPAMYWHARLPYGLGGNPTGAGDAAVAAAATCLSEGISSPDDILRAATAWSAAAVLMPAAGEISPQYAELADQLIVTQKEIP, encoded by the coding sequence ATGAAACGCATAGTTACGGTCACCCCTAACCCGGCCGTGGACATGACATACCGAGTCCAGCGGATCACGCCCGGGTCAACCCATCGTGTAGCCACCCCCCTGATCAGGGCAGGAGGGAAGGGCCTCAACGTGGCGCGGGTTGCCCACCAACTGGGGTTTCCGGTTCTTGCACTTGCCCCGGCAGGGTCGGGCGCCGCCAGCACTGAGTTCAAGGCCGAACTCTCATCCAGCGGCATGCCCCACCGGATAATCCCCGTCGAAGCAGACACCAGGCGCAGCATTGCGGTCGTGGACACGTCGAAGGCTGACACCATCATCCTGAACGAACCGGGGCACCACCTCAGCGCCGCCGAATGGCAGTGCCTTCGGGCGGCTGTGAAGGATTCCCTCGTTCCGGGCGAAGGGATCCTCGTCGGATCGGGGAGCCTCCCTTCCGGGGCGGACCCTGACTTCTATGCCTCTTTGGTGACGTTGGCACATCACGCAGGTGTACGGGCCATCATCGATACGTCGGGACCGGGCCTGGTGTCTGCTGCCAGGGCAGGAGCTGACCTGGTCAAGCCGAACCATCACGAACTGAGGGAGGCCACGGGCGAAGACGACCCAGTCGTGGCTGCCTGCCAGCTGATCAGGATGGGAGCTCACCGTGTGATGGTCAGTTCCGGTGCGGCAGGAATGATGATGTTCGACGCGGCTGATCCGGCCATGTACTGGCATGCCCGGCTTCCCTACGGCCTGGGCGGCAATCCCACAGGCGCCGGAGACGCAGCCGTGGCCGCCGCAGCAACATGTCTTTCCGAGGGCATCTCGAGCCCAGATGACATTCTCCGGGCCGCGACCGCATGGTCGGCCGCTGCCGTCCTTATGCCGGCCGCGGGGGAAATCTCACCCCAATACGCAGAACTTGCCGATCAACTGATCGTGACCCAGAAGGAGATCCCATGA
- a CDS encoding ABC transporter substrate-binding protein, with protein MKKSTVWAAGVAAVGALALTACGTGGGGEPATSGSPAGVQEVKFWGWAPGYADAVKAFNASHPDIKVVYEEVQPGAKGGYEKMLNAVKADSAACLGQVGYETLTSFAAQGALEDVTSYASKNEGEYVDWTWKAVSPGGKVYAAPVDTAPMALFYNKELFAQHGVAVPTTWDEYKQAAEKLKAADSNISISSPYLNYDYAGLAWQAGAPWFGIDGDSWDVSLDSDANKKVADYWQGLVDAKVISEAPMYDPAWFKGLGDGSIATLVGPVWQAGVIKGDAKAGAGKWAVAPMPQWAAGEDKVGNAGGSATAVLKGCDTPEAAWTFANWMSTDKDAYSALIEEAALYPAAKALLDLPSLTKPDEYFSGQKIFDVFKAASNNVDTSWVWGPNMPQTTKDLDDGLSKAWAGNGTLADAFSAAQTKTVDALKAQGLSVK; from the coding sequence ATGAAAAAGTCAACCGTTTGGGCTGCGGGTGTGGCCGCAGTCGGAGCTTTGGCCCTGACGGCGTGCGGCACCGGGGGAGGCGGTGAGCCGGCAACGTCCGGTTCGCCCGCAGGCGTTCAGGAAGTAAAATTCTGGGGCTGGGCGCCTGGCTACGCTGACGCCGTCAAGGCCTTCAACGCCTCCCACCCGGACATCAAAGTCGTTTACGAAGAGGTCCAGCCAGGTGCCAAGGGCGGCTACGAGAAAATGCTCAATGCGGTCAAAGCCGACAGCGCGGCCTGCCTGGGACAGGTTGGGTATGAAACCCTGACAAGTTTCGCGGCCCAGGGCGCCCTGGAAGACGTCACCAGCTACGCCAGTAAGAACGAGGGCGAATACGTTGACTGGACCTGGAAGGCAGTGAGCCCCGGCGGAAAGGTCTATGCCGCACCTGTTGACACGGCTCCGATGGCGCTGTTCTACAACAAGGAGCTCTTTGCCCAGCACGGCGTCGCAGTGCCCACAACGTGGGACGAATACAAGCAGGCCGCTGAGAAGCTCAAGGCCGCGGACAGCAATATATCCATCTCTTCGCCTTACCTGAACTACGACTACGCCGGCTTGGCCTGGCAGGCCGGAGCTCCGTGGTTTGGTATCGACGGCGACAGCTGGGACGTTTCGCTCGACTCGGACGCCAACAAGAAGGTGGCCGATTACTGGCAAGGTCTGGTGGACGCCAAGGTCATCAGCGAGGCACCCATGTACGATCCTGCCTGGTTCAAGGGACTGGGTGACGGCTCCATTGCCACGCTCGTTGGCCCCGTGTGGCAAGCCGGCGTCATCAAGGGTGACGCCAAAGCCGGTGCCGGCAAATGGGCTGTAGCTCCCATGCCCCAGTGGGCTGCCGGGGAGGACAAGGTTGGCAACGCGGGTGGCTCGGCTACCGCAGTGCTCAAGGGCTGCGACACTCCTGAGGCTGCCTGGACCTTCGCCAACTGGATGAGTACCGATAAGGACGCCTACTCCGCACTGATCGAAGAGGCGGCCCTGTACCCGGCCGCGAAAGCACTTCTTGACCTGCCGTCCCTGACCAAGCCCGATGAGTACTTCAGCGGCCAAAAGATCTTTGACGTTTTCAAGGCTGCCTCGAACAACGTGGACACCAGCTGGGTCTGGGGACCCAACATGCCCCAGACAACCAAAGACCTGGACGACGGGCTCTCAAAGGCATGGGCCGGTAACGGAACACTCGCCGACGCTTTCAGCGCCGCGCAAACCAAGACAGTGGATGCCCTCAAGGCCCAGGGCCTGAGCGTCAAGTAA
- a CDS encoding ROK family protein: protein MVPNLMPQPGNLLGPAPGDVMAFDVGGTDIKGTMLSASGDLLDVVRVPTPRDGARTAEAVLDRVRELSRELSERSPGLQAKAAGLVVPGIVNARAGVGVFSANLGWTNFPFRAECEKRLGLPVAFGHDVTSAGIAEFELGAGHGFDDVVVIIIGTGIAGTVFAGGLPVTAGGYAGEFGHSLVPDPSGTGTEILESVGSAAAIARRYTRISGNAVDGASEVLTRMQAGDIAARQVWDEAIDALAFTVSQCITVLGTEAVIVGGGLSEAGDELLVPLRRRVGEHLTFHRRPEILQARLGQDAGLIGAALGARSLLAAESGQA from the coding sequence ATGGTCCCCAACCTGATGCCGCAGCCAGGAAACCTGCTCGGACCTGCCCCGGGCGATGTTATGGCTTTTGATGTCGGGGGAACCGACATCAAAGGAACAATGCTGAGCGCATCGGGTGACTTGCTTGATGTAGTGCGTGTCCCCACACCCCGGGACGGAGCACGGACGGCGGAAGCCGTCCTGGACCGGGTCCGCGAGCTGAGCAGGGAACTTTCCGAGCGCTCACCCGGGCTGCAGGCGAAAGCTGCAGGTCTTGTCGTTCCGGGGATCGTGAACGCGCGTGCAGGAGTGGGTGTCTTCTCCGCGAATCTGGGATGGACCAACTTCCCGTTCAGGGCAGAGTGCGAAAAACGCCTGGGGCTGCCCGTCGCCTTCGGCCACGACGTGACTTCGGCAGGCATAGCTGAATTCGAGCTTGGTGCCGGCCACGGATTCGACGATGTGGTGGTGATCATCATCGGTACAGGAATTGCCGGAACGGTTTTTGCCGGCGGGCTGCCGGTGACAGCCGGTGGTTATGCGGGAGAATTCGGGCATTCGCTGGTTCCCGATCCCTCCGGAACCGGGACCGAGATCCTGGAATCGGTGGGGTCCGCTGCTGCCATCGCCCGACGGTACACGCGAATTTCCGGCAATGCCGTAGACGGAGCCAGCGAGGTCCTGACACGCATGCAGGCCGGCGACATCGCTGCCAGACAAGTCTGGGACGAAGCCATCGACGCCTTGGCGTTCACTGTTTCACAATGCATCACCGTCCTTGGCACGGAAGCAGTCATCGTCGGCGGCGGCCTGTCCGAGGCCGGTGATGAGCTGTTGGTACCGCTGCGCCGCAGGGTCGGGGAGCACCTGACCTTTCACCGGCGCCCCGAGATCCTCCAAGCCAGACTCGGCCAGGACGCCGGTCTCATCGGTGCCGCCTTGGGTGCACGGTCACTCCTGGCAGCCGAATCAGGACAAGCATGA